A stretch of the Kroppenstedtia eburnea genome encodes the following:
- a CDS encoding N-acetylmuramoyl-L-alanine amidase, protein MKTFTPKLLVTLFGVIALLLLLSIPIVPASWAKPTAVKVMADEVHHQTPADFAKGKTKNLDLTQKGQKAVLSMEDEKKSSEYVSPIIQSDFPFTDAAVHWKEGTRPVQDTSPNDWVQFYVRTSKDKENWTGWEAVSADPNEGRDDLQTPELFSNLIVADHARYLQYKAVFKPGEDADALLQDVKVTFLNSEDGEKIPAKGSVSLGSLIADKAEAVINRPPVVSRAEWGADESLRYINGKEDWPREYASKVTHLVVHHTDTPNNEPDPAARIRSIYYYHAKTRGYGDIGYNAIVGSDGRIYEGRKGKDGDVLTPGVVGAHAFSFNNGTFGISLLGNYSEMKLPAKMRSAMVDMLAYQADLHGIDPRSKADFVRNYPYDNPSVPKTDRDVATIQGHGQLPRASTSCPGSYVKADLPNIRTSVNSKMNEDSKTITLDNADPDHVAEGDWVTSTNVPGYYGSNYQANDKALLGIAPDTFTWNFNLPEAGTYQVFVHYTSASDRATNAPYILHTKNGEVTKTVNQQVNGGQWVDIGAYEFNSGANKIVQTDDADGYVIADGIQLKKLNSNPQPSKLIIDNTDTGYVSTVGTWKKSTSAPGYYGSNYQTHAKGTGANSFTWNFMPPETGVYRVTVRYSSYSDRATNAPYTVTYANGSYTKKVNQRSGGGNWVELGVFPFQQGKAAKVKLTDQADGYVIADAVQFEKVDGMKIVDNGDSGMSKTGTWKSSTSQKTYYGSDYIYSHKGTGANTFTWNLNAPETGTYKLYARWQPHTDRATDAPFTVHHQNGQTVKKMDQRTTTHRDKWVALGTFNLAQGTGKVVLSDQANGIVVADAILIERVPDMVISDNTDAGNEGIGTWKTSSNVKGYEGTNYQYSQKGTGNHTFTWNFQVPKTGSYKVYAKYLSYTDRATNAPYTIHHQNGESVKRVNQRTGGGIWVELGTYTFNQGAGKVVLSNNADGIVVADAIKLEQAPVTVTSDNRDPGNVGVGAWKPSTNRPGYEGTDYQYDYKGTGDNTFTWNLNIPESGSYKVYVKYLDYKDRATDAPYTVHHQGGKTVKRVDQRSGGGQWVYLGTWNFAQGTVSKVVLSDHADGIVVADAVRLVKN, encoded by the coding sequence ATGAAAACCTTTACTCCCAAGCTTTTGGTCACGCTTTTCGGAGTTATCGCTCTTCTCTTGCTCCTATCCATTCCGATCGTCCCGGCTTCTTGGGCCAAGCCCACTGCGGTCAAAGTGATGGCGGATGAGGTCCATCATCAAACACCCGCCGATTTCGCCAAGGGGAAAACAAAAAACCTGGATCTGACACAGAAGGGACAGAAGGCCGTCCTTTCCATGGAGGATGAGAAGAAGTCTTCAGAATACGTCTCTCCCATCATCCAGTCTGATTTCCCTTTTACTGATGCAGCTGTCCATTGGAAAGAGGGCACCCGTCCGGTTCAGGACACTTCCCCCAATGACTGGGTTCAATTCTATGTCCGCACTTCCAAAGACAAGGAAAATTGGACCGGGTGGGAAGCGGTCAGTGCCGACCCCAACGAGGGACGGGATGATCTGCAGACTCCGGAGCTGTTCAGCAATCTGATCGTGGCGGATCATGCACGCTATCTCCAATACAAGGCGGTTTTTAAGCCCGGTGAAGATGCTGACGCCCTCTTGCAGGATGTCAAGGTGACCTTTCTCAATTCCGAAGATGGAGAAAAAATCCCGGCAAAAGGTTCCGTCTCTCTCGGCTCCCTGATTGCGGACAAGGCGGAAGCCGTGATCAACCGTCCGCCGGTGGTGAGCCGTGCGGAGTGGGGAGCCGACGAATCTCTGCGCTATATCAATGGGAAAGAAGACTGGCCCCGGGAGTATGCCTCCAAGGTGACTCACCTGGTCGTCCACCATACCGACACACCCAACAACGAGCCGGACCCCGCCGCCCGCATCCGGTCCATCTATTATTACCACGCCAAGACGAGAGGCTATGGTGATATCGGATATAACGCCATTGTTGGAAGTGACGGTCGCATCTATGAAGGACGGAAAGGGAAAGACGGGGATGTCCTCACTCCCGGCGTTGTCGGGGCACACGCCTTCTCCTTCAATAATGGCACTTTTGGCATTTCCCTGTTGGGAAACTACAGTGAGATGAAACTGCCGGCAAAAATGCGCAGTGCGATGGTCGACATGTTGGCCTACCAGGCAGATCTGCACGGGATCGATCCCCGGAGCAAGGCGGATTTTGTCCGTAACTATCCCTACGACAACCCCAGTGTTCCGAAAACAGACCGCGACGTGGCCACGATCCAAGGGCACGGGCAGTTGCCCCGGGCCAGCACCTCCTGCCCCGGCAGTTATGTCAAGGCGGACTTGCCCAACATTCGAACGAGTGTAAACAGCAAGATGAATGAGGACAGTAAAACGATCACCCTGGACAATGCCGATCCCGACCATGTGGCTGAAGGCGACTGGGTAACCTCCACCAATGTACCCGGATATTACGGCTCCAACTACCAAGCCAATGACAAAGCGCTCCTCGGGATCGCACCGGATACTTTCACCTGGAACTTCAATCTGCCCGAAGCGGGTACCTACCAGGTGTTTGTTCACTACACCTCCGCTTCCGATCGGGCCACGAATGCACCATACATCCTCCACACCAAGAACGGCGAAGTGACAAAAACCGTGAACCAACAGGTAAACGGCGGCCAATGGGTGGATATCGGTGCGTATGAGTTTAACTCCGGGGCCAACAAAATTGTGCAAACCGATGATGCTGACGGCTACGTGATCGCTGACGGAATCCAGCTGAAAAAACTGAATTCCAACCCGCAGCCTTCCAAACTGATTATTGATAACACGGACACCGGCTACGTCTCGACGGTCGGCACATGGAAAAAATCCACCAGTGCCCCCGGTTACTACGGTTCCAACTACCAAACCCATGCCAAAGGGACCGGCGCCAACAGCTTCACCTGGAACTTCATGCCGCCGGAAACCGGGGTTTACCGGGTCACCGTCCGTTACAGTTCATATTCGGACCGGGCAACCAATGCTCCCTATACTGTCACCTATGCCAATGGCTCCTACACCAAAAAGGTGAACCAACGCTCCGGTGGCGGCAACTGGGTGGAACTGGGGGTCTTCCCCTTCCAGCAAGGGAAAGCGGCCAAGGTGAAGCTGACAGATCAGGCGGATGGCTATGTCATTGCTGATGCTGTCCAGTTTGAAAAGGTGGACGGGATGAAAATCGTTGACAACGGGGACAGCGGCATGAGCAAAACCGGCACCTGGAAGAGCTCCACCAGCCAGAAAACCTACTATGGAAGCGACTACATTTACAGCCATAAAGGAACCGGGGCCAACACCTTCACCTGGAATCTGAACGCTCCGGAAACCGGGACCTACAAGCTCTACGCCCGTTGGCAACCCCATACGGACCGGGCCACCGACGCCCCTTTCACCGTTCATCACCAAAACGGTCAGACGGTCAAAAAAATGGATCAGCGGACCACCACTCACCGCGATAAATGGGTGGCACTGGGTACCTTTAATCTTGCCCAAGGCACGGGGAAAGTCGTCCTCTCCGATCAAGCCAACGGAATCGTCGTCGCTGACGCCATCCTGATCGAACGGGTCCCTGACATGGTGATCAGTGACAACACCGATGCCGGCAACGAGGGAATCGGCACTTGGAAAACCTCCTCCAACGTGAAAGGCTACGAGGGGACCAACTACCAATACAGCCAGAAAGGAACCGGAAACCATACCTTCACCTGGAATTTCCAGGTGCCCAAAACCGGATCCTACAAAGTGTATGCCAAATATCTTTCCTACACCGACCGGGCCACCAATGCTCCTTACACCATCCATCATCAAAACGGTGAATCCGTGAAACGGGTCAACCAACGCACCGGCGGCGGAATTTGGGTGGAGCTGGGAACCTACACCTTTAACCAAGGAGCAGGGAAAGTCGTTCTCTCAAACAACGCCGACGGCATTGTGGTCGCTGATGCAATCAAGCTGGAACAGGCCCCGGTCACCGTCACCAGTGACAACAGGGACCCGGGCAATGTGGGAGTCGGAGCATGGAAGCCCTCCACTAACCGTCCCGGATATGAAGGCACCGACTATCAGTATGACTACAAAGGAACCGGAGATAATACCTTCACCTGGAATCTGAACATCCCCGAGAGTGGTTCCTACAAGGTTTATGTCAAATACTTGGACTACAAAGACCGGGCCACCGACGCCCCCTATACCGTCCACCATCAAGGGGGCAAAACGGTGAAACGGGTCGATCAACGCTCCGGCGGCGGACAATGGGTCTACCTCGGGACTTGGAACTTCGCCCAGGGTACCGTCAGCAAGGTCGTCCTCTCCGACCATGCGGACGGCATTGTGGTCGCCGATGCAGTGCGACTGGTGAAAAACTGA
- a CDS encoding DNRLRE domain-containing protein has product MTPHLLKKWSWISVLVIIALIGATLLPDYAEVYAAEKARQEQLNQKREIVELRTENSKTYIKGDNTYMLEQYLEPIHFKEKGTWEEIDNGIATVSSTQALDSELSYQNKANRYRAGFAPHTGAKKLLRFQLGSASVDLGLVDGKKVKAEKKGNRIAYNHVYPDTHLVYYTDHNGVKEEWVLDRYHGQNKLTMTLDTQGVEAKKQKDGSIDFVDSKGKVAFSVPRPFMVDQNLRYSGDVQFQIRSKENKTYLDLELDEKWLQEKERAFPVTVDPSLVVQGSDKAQDTFVGEKQPTTNFGTVTYFTVGNNPDHGKSRALLKFDLQPLLSSATITSAKLSVYQTNTSTKAERENLHPITENWSETTATWNKQPAVGTAISNQTVTDAGWYDFDLTSLARDWYTGKTANHGVSLRHATETNDRKSYYSSEFANYEGTRKPKLTITYTIDPLGQEEFWTTAASNVNTYNGNFFLQETDMNIPGRGIPAEVSRAYNSRSMESGIFGHGWTSNLEQRITDHGQGPLLYTDEDGTTHTFIPNGDGTYTAPPGKHFELTKKSGYILEDTDQTKYQFNTSGRLISITDSNNNKTTIGYTGSNPTSITDASGRKANLSYNADNRVTQITDPANRSTEYTYDAAGNLKTVTKKEAGGKVLSTVTYGYGDGHRITSVKDPNGNVRTVEYDSEDRVKKLSQPLTVDGQVKTATTTFAYDGTHRITTVTDPKGTSTVYTHNEYANVIQITQDPNGLNYKQTFVYNDQNELVSQKDANANAKGSNATYNYTYDGNGNLTSVTNPLNEKSTTEYDENNNPIKETDPEGNTTVNEYDDEGNPTSSTDPAEKSSATKVDAYGNVIEETSSMSPGDNLARNGSFEIDRNNDNWPDDWYQWTESGANKVTWTNGGLTVDGITLGDKRIQIVSPGEDTLIGSSKFIPYDSKKAYFVSGFVQTANAKGIAGIQATGYDENGNITKRIKSKELSGTHSPTRLHVAVEPEAFPQETTRFRVRAYAFGKNGQFDGTYRFDGLQVEEGFYGAYNILENGDFERNDDPVDDIPDRWYLAGSIEGPDGLDSTEKHAGKQSVKLVGNVDKWKMVRQDVKLKGEAGSILTVSGFSKVDKPRPAGVYGYIIETYQGSTRQETFTHNFDRTKSHDWQHRTAQLKTTKPFDNIKVFYEYSEQTGKAWFDTAKVMVGSVQTKNTYDTNGNYQTKTTDPQGRVTESGYDTVGNVTSEKRGADTTTFTYDGLDRLTQVTDAKQGETSYRYDPNGNKTQVTNAREKTTTYEYNEMDEVRKITDALGQSVLFAYDLNGNQAKVTQPNGDTVEYGYDVVNRPTSVSHNGTKKYSFAYDANGNVTKETDEAQNESTTFTYDDDNKLKTVTEPGSNKTEYTHDKNGNVTQQKLTAGSMTVTQGMGYNEVDQLTKVTENGKNRAIYTYDENDRVASRKNEDGTVSLFSYNGAGDLTQQVVLDKGGEQRESYTYTYDNKGNITQVKDSKGTTTYVYDELEQLVKETQPDGTVTEYTYDATGNRLTKKVTQNGIATTTNYSYDDADQLTQVDGQAHTFDKNGNLTHDGKRTYVYDAENRLTAVKEGEKTLASFTYRADGMRKTMTTGSQTLTFHYDENKNVTYETDQNHQIVAHYTYGANNELVSMTQGGKTYYYQTNYRGDVTALTDSTGAVVATYEYDAFGNLLKETGTVENPYRYAGYRYDEVTGLYYLQSRYYNSETGRFLTRDVFEGVDTEPLSQNRYTYGHNNPVMNTDHSGYAVPVAVIAALKYLATVAGWALVTTIAGLIKDTRSINPRKWGARRFAKDFAWNFVWGLVPFGGLKKIRPLWQWTYAVAYSYGLRFHRWLIGKLATGIVIARLKRYSAVQAFKRVVRNKLLRWRRR; this is encoded by the coding sequence ATGACACCCCATCTACTGAAAAAATGGTCCTGGATTTCCGTGCTGGTCATCATCGCTTTAATCGGAGCTACGCTGTTGCCGGATTATGCCGAGGTTTATGCAGCGGAAAAAGCAAGACAGGAACAGTTGAATCAGAAACGCGAAATTGTAGAACTGCGCACGGAAAATTCCAAAACATACATCAAGGGCGACAACACATATATGTTGGAACAGTACCTGGAGCCGATTCATTTCAAGGAGAAGGGCACCTGGGAGGAAATTGATAACGGAATTGCAACCGTTTCTTCCACCCAAGCTTTGGATTCGGAGCTTTCCTATCAAAATAAAGCCAACCGCTACCGGGCCGGCTTTGCACCTCACACCGGGGCGAAGAAACTCCTCCGCTTTCAACTGGGCTCCGCTTCCGTTGATTTAGGGCTCGTGGATGGGAAAAAGGTGAAGGCCGAGAAAAAAGGAAACCGGATTGCCTATAATCATGTCTATCCCGACACCCACTTGGTCTACTACACAGATCACAACGGTGTCAAAGAAGAATGGGTCCTCGACCGCTACCATGGGCAGAACAAATTGACCATGACCCTGGACACCCAAGGCGTGGAAGCGAAAAAACAGAAAGACGGCTCCATCGACTTCGTGGATTCCAAGGGGAAAGTTGCTTTTTCCGTTCCCCGACCTTTCATGGTGGATCAAAATCTCCGCTATTCCGGAGATGTTCAATTCCAGATCCGGAGCAAGGAAAATAAAACCTACCTCGATCTGGAACTGGATGAAAAATGGTTGCAAGAAAAAGAGCGGGCCTTCCCTGTGACAGTGGATCCGTCACTGGTGGTTCAGGGAAGTGACAAAGCCCAAGACACCTTTGTGGGGGAGAAACAACCGACGACCAACTTCGGTACGGTCACTTACTTCACCGTGGGGAACAACCCTGATCATGGAAAAAGCCGGGCCCTGCTGAAGTTTGATCTGCAACCGCTGTTGAGCAGTGCTACCATCACGTCGGCCAAGTTGAGTGTTTATCAAACCAACACTTCAACCAAGGCGGAACGGGAGAATCTTCACCCGATCACGGAGAATTGGTCCGAAACCACGGCCACCTGGAATAAACAGCCTGCCGTCGGTACCGCTATCTCCAATCAGACAGTGACAGATGCCGGCTGGTACGATTTTGACCTGACTTCCCTGGCCCGGGACTGGTACACCGGAAAGACCGCCAACCACGGGGTTTCTCTCCGTCATGCCACGGAAACCAACGACCGCAAGTCCTACTATTCCAGTGAGTTTGCCAATTACGAAGGCACCCGGAAGCCGAAGCTGACGATCACCTATACGATCGATCCCTTGGGCCAAGAGGAGTTCTGGACCACAGCCGCTTCCAATGTGAACACGTATAACGGAAACTTCTTTTTGCAGGAAACGGATATGAATATTCCGGGTCGAGGTATTCCCGCCGAAGTCAGCCGGGCCTATAACAGCCGTTCCATGGAAAGTGGAATCTTCGGCCATGGCTGGACCAGCAATCTGGAGCAACGGATCACGGACCACGGCCAAGGTCCCCTGCTCTACACGGATGAGGATGGTACCACCCACACTTTCATTCCTAACGGGGACGGGACCTATACCGCTCCGCCGGGGAAACACTTTGAGCTGACAAAAAAGAGCGGCTACATCTTGGAAGATACCGATCAGACAAAGTACCAGTTCAACACCTCCGGTCGCCTGATCTCGATCACGGATTCCAACAACAATAAGACGACCATCGGTTATACCGGGTCCAACCCGACCAGCATCACCGATGCTTCCGGACGAAAAGCCAATCTGAGCTATAACGCGGACAACCGGGTCACTCAAATAACCGATCCTGCCAATCGCAGCACAGAGTATACTTATGATGCCGCCGGCAACCTGAAAACGGTGACGAAGAAAGAGGCTGGCGGGAAAGTTTTGTCCACGGTCACCTACGGATATGGTGACGGGCATCGTATAACATCAGTCAAAGATCCCAATGGAAACGTAAGAACCGTCGAATATGACAGCGAAGATCGGGTGAAAAAGCTGTCCCAACCCTTAACGGTGGACGGGCAAGTGAAGACTGCCACCACTACATTTGCGTACGATGGGACTCACCGGATCACCACGGTCACCGATCCCAAGGGAACGTCGACGGTCTACACCCACAATGAATACGCCAATGTGATTCAGATCACCCAGGATCCCAACGGTCTCAACTACAAACAGACCTTTGTCTATAATGATCAAAACGAACTGGTCAGTCAAAAGGATGCCAACGCCAATGCCAAGGGCAGCAATGCCACGTATAATTACACTTACGATGGCAACGGCAACCTGACCAGCGTCACCAATCCGCTGAATGAGAAATCGACCACGGAATACGATGAAAACAACAATCCGATCAAGGAGACAGATCCGGAGGGAAACACCACCGTCAATGAATACGATGACGAAGGGAACCCGACCTCCAGCACCGATCCGGCGGAAAAATCCTCTGCCACCAAAGTGGATGCTTATGGAAATGTCATCGAAGAGACCTCTTCCATGAGTCCAGGGGACAACCTGGCCCGCAACGGCAGCTTCGAGATCGACCGGAACAATGACAATTGGCCCGATGACTGGTACCAATGGACTGAAAGCGGGGCCAACAAGGTGACCTGGACCAACGGCGGACTGACCGTGGACGGAATCACCCTGGGCGATAAACGGATCCAAATCGTCAGCCCCGGAGAGGATACGCTGATCGGGAGCAGCAAGTTTATCCCCTATGATTCCAAAAAGGCCTATTTTGTCAGTGGTTTTGTCCAAACCGCCAATGCCAAGGGAATCGCCGGAATTCAGGCCACCGGCTATGATGAAAATGGCAATATCACCAAACGGATCAAGTCCAAGGAGCTCAGCGGTACCCACAGCCCCACCCGGCTGCATGTGGCGGTGGAACCCGAAGCCTTCCCCCAAGAGACCACCCGTTTTCGGGTCCGGGCCTACGCATTTGGGAAGAACGGCCAATTTGACGGCACCTATCGCTTTGATGGATTGCAAGTGGAAGAAGGCTTTTATGGTGCCTACAATATCCTTGAAAACGGAGACTTTGAACGGAACGACGATCCCGTCGATGACATTCCGGATCGCTGGTACCTGGCGGGAAGTATCGAAGGTCCCGATGGTCTGGACAGCACAGAGAAGCATGCCGGCAAACAGTCTGTGAAGCTGGTGGGGAATGTAGATAAGTGGAAGATGGTTCGCCAGGATGTCAAGCTGAAGGGAGAAGCAGGCTCCATCCTGACGGTGTCCGGGTTTTCCAAAGTGGATAAGCCCCGACCTGCCGGTGTCTATGGATACATCATTGAGACGTACCAAGGATCCACCCGTCAGGAAACCTTCACGCACAACTTCGACCGGACGAAGTCCCATGATTGGCAACATCGTACCGCCCAACTGAAGACCACCAAGCCCTTTGACAATATCAAGGTCTTCTACGAGTACAGTGAACAAACCGGAAAAGCCTGGTTTGACACCGCCAAGGTGATGGTGGGCTCAGTCCAAACGAAGAATACCTATGACACCAACGGGAACTACCAGACCAAGACCACCGACCCCCAGGGACGGGTCACGGAATCCGGTTATGATACCGTGGGCAATGTCACCAGCGAGAAAAGAGGAGCAGATACCACCACCTTCACTTATGACGGTCTGGACCGCCTCACCCAGGTGACCGATGCCAAGCAGGGGGAAACCAGCTACCGGTATGATCCCAACGGCAACAAAACCCAGGTGACCAACGCCCGGGAAAAAACGACCACCTATGAGTACAATGAAATGGACGAAGTGCGGAAAATCACCGATGCACTGGGACAATCCGTTCTCTTCGCCTACGACCTGAACGGAAACCAGGCGAAAGTGACCCAGCCCAACGGTGACACCGTGGAGTATGGCTATGATGTCGTGAATCGGCCGACTTCTGTGTCCCACAATGGAACAAAAAAATACTCCTTTGCCTACGATGCCAACGGCAACGTGACCAAGGAGACAGATGAAGCCCAAAACGAATCCACCACCTTCACTTACGACGATGACAACAAGCTGAAGACGGTGACTGAGCCGGGAAGCAACAAAACCGAATACACTCACGACAAGAACGGCAACGTTACCCAACAAAAACTGACTGCAGGAAGCATGACCGTAACTCAGGGTATGGGTTATAATGAAGTGGATCAGCTCACCAAAGTCACCGAAAACGGCAAAAACCGCGCGATCTACACATACGATGAGAATGATCGCGTTGCCAGCCGCAAAAATGAAGACGGCACCGTCAGCCTTTTCAGCTACAACGGCGCCGGCGATCTCACACAGCAGGTGGTTTTGGACAAGGGCGGGGAACAGCGGGAATCTTACACATACACCTACGACAACAAAGGCAACATCACCCAGGTGAAAGATTCCAAGGGAACCACCACCTACGTCTATGACGAGCTGGAACAGCTGGTCAAGGAAACCCAGCCTGACGGCACCGTCACGGAATACACCTACGATGCCACGGGCAACCGGCTGACGAAGAAAGTGACCCAAAACGGCATCGCGACCACCACGAACTACAGCTACGACGATGCCGACCAACTGACCCAGGTGGACGGTCAGGCCCACACCTTTGACAAAAACGGCAACCTGACCCACGACGGCAAACGGACCTATGTCTACGATGCCGAAAACCGCCTGACCGCCGTCAAAGAAGGGGAGAAGACCCTCGCCTCCTTCACCTACCGGGCCGACGGCATGCGCAAGACCATGACCACCGGCTCCCAGACGCTCACGTTTCATTATGATGAGAACAAGAACGTCACCTATGAGACGGATCAGAACCACCAGATTGTCGCCCACTACACCTACGGGGCCAACAACGAACTGGTCAGCATGACCCAAGGTGGGAAGACGTACTACTACCAGACCAACTACCGGGGGGACGTAACGGCTCTCACCGACTCCACCGGAGCCGTCGTAGCAACCTATGAGTACGATGCCTTCGGGAATCTGCTGAAGGAAACGGGGACGGTGGAGAATCCGTATCGGTATGCAGGGTATCGGTATGATGAGGTCACGGGGCTGTATTATCTGCAGAGCCGGTATTACAATTCGGAGACGGGAAGGTTTTTGACGAGGGATGTCTTCGAAGGCGTTGACACAGAACCACTAAGCCAAAACAGATATACTTATGGACATAACAACCCGGTAATGAATACCGATCATTCCGGCTATGCAGTGCCTGTGGCTGTTATTGCTGCTTTGAAGTACTTAGCTACTGTAGCGGGATGGGCACTTGTTACAACAATAGCTGGATTGATAAAGGATACTCGCAGTATAAATCCCAGGAAGTGGGGAGCAAGGCGTTTCGCCAAAGATTTTGCCTGGAATTTTGTTTGGGGACTAGTGCCATTCGGTGGTTTGAAAAAAATTAGACCTCTATGGCAATGGACCTATGCTGTTGCGTATTCTTATGGCCTGCGATTCCACCGGTGGTTGATTGGAAAACTTGCAACAGGCATTGTGATTGCTCGATTGAAAAGATATAGTGCTGTACAAGCATTTAAACGAGTTGTTAGAAATAAATTACTACGGTGGCGACGTCGGTAA
- a CDS encoding IS701 family transposase codes for MSHTSNLPHQDPIRHYLKKQRYNLYLTKPAFEHLVHFIDGATQKGFSGTLTDVHTLSCERRHRTTWSHFLTRGVWDEQWMQHHLSQRSLRKIQKHAQRTGLPIYVILDDSVCEKTKPSSQAVSAIQPADFHFSHGKGGPVWGHQVVVLLLWCGDRCLPFAFQRYDKDGVSKIALTCELLELLPAFEHPAYLLMDSWYTSVKIVDCAPTKGLQVIGGLETHRVLFPLGVRTPAPTFAGYIRKADTRLVTVGHASYRVYRYEGALHGMANAVALLAWPEEMFGKHQALRCTLCTDASLQDEEILERYANRWAIETFFQQMKGKYAWDRYRVRSVRAIERFWTLVFLTYFYCAETGSGDESLGLQRIRSRREHRLVDWIYRQFQQAVPLKQVKEQLNIA; via the coding sequence ATGTCTCATACTTCCAACTTACCACATCAGGATCCCATCCGCCATTATCTGAAGAAACAAAGGTACAACCTGTACCTTACCAAGCCTGCGTTTGAACATCTCGTCCATTTCATCGATGGGGCCACACAAAAAGGCTTCTCTGGGACGCTGACAGATGTGCACACGTTAAGTTGTGAACGTCGACACCGGACCACGTGGAGCCATTTCCTCACCCGGGGAGTCTGGGACGAACAGTGGATGCAACATCACCTGAGTCAACGATCTCTGCGTAAGATTCAAAAACACGCCCAACGAACCGGCCTTCCCATTTACGTCATTCTAGATGATTCCGTTTGCGAGAAAACCAAGCCTTCGTCACAGGCGGTGTCAGCGATTCAACCAGCCGACTTTCATTTTTCGCACGGCAAAGGGGGGCCGGTTTGGGGGCACCAGGTCGTGGTCCTGTTGCTTTGGTGCGGGGATCGCTGTCTTCCCTTCGCCTTTCAGCGTTATGACAAGGACGGAGTCAGCAAAATCGCCTTGACATGCGAACTTCTCGAATTGCTTCCGGCCTTTGAACATCCGGCGTATTTGTTGATGGACTCCTGGTACACCTCGGTAAAAATCGTCGATTGCGCTCCCACCAAAGGGTTGCAGGTCATCGGTGGACTTGAGACCCACCGTGTCTTGTTTCCTCTGGGCGTCCGGACCCCGGCCCCTACTTTCGCTGGTTACATCCGAAAAGCGGATACCCGTCTCGTGACGGTGGGACACGCTTCCTACCGGGTGTACCGCTATGAAGGGGCCCTCCATGGAATGGCAAACGCGGTGGCGCTTTTAGCATGGCCGGAAGAAATGTTCGGAAAGCATCAAGCCCTTCGGTGTACCTTGTGCACAGACGCCTCCCTTCAGGATGAAGAGATTCTGGAGCGCTATGCGAACCGCTGGGCCATTGAAACGTTTTTTCAACAGATGAAGGGGAAGTATGCATGGGATCGTTACCGTGTCCGCTCCGTTCGTGCCATCGAACGCTTCTGGACTCTGGTATTTTTGACGTACTTCTATTGCGCCGAGACGGGAAGTGGTGACGAGTCGCTGGGTCTTCAGAGAATCCGTTCCAGACGGGAACACAGATTGGTTGATTGGATCTACCGTCAGTTCCAACAGGCGGTGCCACTGAAACAAGTGAAAGAGCAGCTCAACATCGCTTAG